A genomic stretch from Pseudoliparis swirei isolate HS2019 ecotype Mariana Trench chromosome 18, NWPU_hadal_v1, whole genome shotgun sequence includes:
- the LOC130207813 gene encoding myosin heavy chain, fast skeletal muscle-like, with protein MSIDPEMQCFGPAAIYLRKPAKERIEAQNTPFDAKTAFFVTEPAEMYLKGKLTKRDGDKATVETIGGKILTLTVKDTEIFPMNPPKYDKIEDMAMMTHLSEPSVLYNLKERYAAWMIYTYSGLFCVTVNPYKMLPVYDSVVVSGYRGKKRFEAPPHIFSISDNAYQFMLQDKENQSILITGESGAGKTVNTKRVIQYFATIAVSGGKKQSEQTAGKIKGSLEDQIIAANPLLEAYGNAKTVRNDNSSRFGKFIRIHFKTTGKLSSADIETYLLEKSRVTFQLSAERSYHIFYQLMTGHKPELIDALLITKNPYDYHMISQGEITVKSIDDIEEFIATDTAIDILGFTADEKANIYKLTGAVMHHGNMKFKQKQREEQAEPDGNEVADKIAYLMGLNSADLLKGVCYPRVKVGNEFVTKGQTVPQVNNSVMALCKSVYEKMFLWMVVRINEMLDTKQSRQFYIGVLDIAGFEIFDYNSLEQLCINFTNEKLQQFFNHHMFVLEQEEYKKEGIEWEFIDFGMDLAACIELIEKPMGIFSILEEECMFPKASDVTFKNKLYDQHLGKTKAFEKPKPAKGKAEAHFSLVHYAGTVDYNITGWLDKNKDPLNDSVVQLYQKSSVKLLAHLYAAHAGTEAEGGAKKGGKKKGGAFQTVSALFRENLGKLMSNLRCTHPHFVRCLIPNESKTPGLMQNFLVIHQLRCNGVLEGIRICRKGFPSRILYADFKQRYKVLNASVIPEGHFIDNKKASEKLLGSIDIDQTQYKFGHTKVFFKAGLLGTLEEMRDEKLAILVTMTQAVCRGFVMRREFVKMMARREAIYSIQYNIRSFMNVKTWPWMKLYFKIKPLLKSAESEKEMAEMKENFEKMKEDLAKALAKKKELEEKMVSVLQEKNDLLLQIQSEGETLSDAEERCEGLIKAKIQFEAKLKETSERLEDEEEMNGELTAKKRKLEDECSELKRDIDDLELTLAKVEKEKHSTENKVKNLVEEMTSQDETIAKLSKEKKALQEAHQQTLDDLQAEEDKVNSLTKAKTKLEQQVDDLEGSLEQEKKLRMDLERSKRKLEGDLKLAQESIMDLENDKQQSDEKIKKKDFEMSQILGKIEDEQTLGIQLQKKIKELQARIEELEEEIEAERSARAKVEKQRSDLSRELEEISERLEEAGGATSVQIEMNKKREAEFQKLRRDLEESTLQHEATAAALRKKQADSVAELGEQIDNLQRVKQKLEKEKSEYKMEVDDLSSNMESIAKAKGNLEKMCRTLEDQLSELKSKNDENVRHLNDLSAQKARLQTENGECSRQLEEKESLVSQLTRAKQAYTQQIEELKRHVEEEVKTKNALAHAVQSARHDCDLLREQYEEEQEAKSELQRAMSKANSEVAQWRAKYETDAIQRTEELEEAKKKLAQRLQDAEESIEAVNAKCASLEKTKQRLQGEVEDMMIDVERANALAANLDKKQRNFDKVLAEWKQKYEESQAELEGALKESRSLSTEMFKLKNSYEEALDHLETLKRENKNLQQEISDLTEQIGESGKTIHELEKGKKIVETEKYELQTSLEEAEATLEHEESKILRIQLELIQVKSEIDRKLAEKDEEIDQIKRNSQRVMDSMQSTLDAEIRSRNDALRIKKKMEGDLNEMEVQLSHANRQAAEGQKQLRNVQGQLKDAILHLDDAVRGQEDMREQVTMVERRNVLMLAEIEELRAALEQTDRSRKVAEQELVDASERVGLLHSQNTSLINTKKKLETDLIQIQGEVEDSVQEARNAEEKAKKAITDAAMMAEELKKEQDTSSHLERMKKNLEVTVKDLQHRLDEAENLAMKGGKKQLQKLEARVRELEGEVNAEQRRGADAIKGVRKYERKVKELTYQFEEDKKNVVRLQDLVDKLQLKVKSYKRQSEEAEEQANTHLSKYRKVQHEMDEAEERADIAECQVNKLRAKSREIGKARDEE; from the exons ATGAGTATCGACCCTGAGATGCAGTGTTTTGGCCCGGCGGCAATTTACCTCCGGAAGCCAGCAAAAGAGAGAATAGAAGCTCAAAACACTCCCTTTGATGCTAAAACTGCATTCTTTGTGACCGAGCCCGCGGAGATGTATCTCAAGGGAAAACTCACGAAGAGAGATGGGGACAAAGCCACCGTGGAGACTATCGGTGGAAAG ATACTGACTCTCACTGTCAAAGACACTGAGATCTTCCCCATGAACCCTCCAAAGTACGACAAGATTGAGGACATGgccatgatgacccacctcagtGAGCCGTCTGTGCTGTATAACCTCAAAGAGCGATATGCAGCATGGATGATCTAT ACCTACTCAGGGCTGTTCTGCGTGACCGTGAACCCCTACAAGATGCTCCCAGTGTATGACTCAGTGGTTGTATCAGGATACAGAGGCAAAAAGAGGTTTGAGGCTCCACCCCACATCTTCTCCATCTCTGATAACGCCTATCAGTTCATGCTCCAAG ATAAAGAAAACCAGTCAATCCTGATTAC CGGAGAATCTGGTGCTGGAAAGACGGTCAACACCAAGCGGGTCATCCAGTACTTTGCGACAATCGCTGTGTCTGGAGGAAAGAAGCAAAGTGAGCAAACTGCTGGCAAAATAAAG GGGTCACTGGAGGATCAAATCATTGCAGCGAACCCCCTGCTGGAAGCTTATGGTAATGCCAAAACTGTGAGGAATGACAACTCATCCCGCTTT GGTAAATTCATCAGAATTCACTTTAAGACAACTGGAAAGTTGTCTTCAGCTGATATTGAAACAT ATCTGCTGGAGAAGTCTCGAGTGACGTTCCAGCTGTCTGCTGAGAGGAGCTACCACATCTTCTACCAGCTCATGACAGGCCACAAACCTGAGCTGATAG ATGCTCTCCTGATCACCAAAAATCCTTATGACTATCACATGATCAGTCAGGGTGAAATCACTGTCAAGAGTATTGATGACATTGAAGAATTCATCGCCACTGAT ACTGCTATCGACATCTTGGGCTTCACTGCAGATGAGAAGGCAAACATCTACAAGCTGACCGGAGCTGTGATGCATCATGGAAACATGAAGTTTAAGCAGAAGCAGCGTGAAGAGCAGGCTGAGCCCGATGGCAATGAGG TGGCAGATAAAATCGCTTACCTCATGGGTCTGAACTCTGCTGATTTGCTAAAGGGAGTATGCTATCCCAGAGTGAAGGTTGGAAACGAGTTTGTGACTAAAGGTCAAACTGTCCCTCAG GTCAACAACTCTGTGATGGCTCTCTGCAAGTctgtctatgagaaaatgttcTTGTGGATGGTCGTCAGAATTAATGAGATGCTGGATACCAAGCAATCAAGACAGTTCTACATCGGTGTCCTGGATATTGCTGGGTTTGAAATTTTTGAT TACAACAGCTTGGAGCAGCTGTGCATCAACTTCACCAATGAAAAACTGCAACAGTTCTTCAACCACCACATGTTTGTCCTGGAGCAAGAAGAGTACAAGAAAGAGGGAATTGAATGGGAGTTCATTGATTTTGGTATGGACCTGGCTGCCTGCATTGAGCTGATtgagaag CCAATGGGCATCTTCTCCATCCTTGAAGAGGAGTGTATGTTCCCCAAGGCATCAGACGTCACTTTCAAGAACAAACTGTATGACCAGCATCTTGGTAAAACCAAAGCTTTTGAGAAGCCCAAACCTGCCAAAGGCAAAGCTGAGGCCCATTTCTCCCTGGTGCACTATGCCGGCACTGTTGACTACAACATCACTGGCTGGCTGGATAAGAACAAGGACCCCCTGAACGACTCAGTGGTTCAGCTCTACCAGAAGTCTTCAGTCAAACTGTTGGCTCACCTCTATGCAGCGCATGCCGGAACAGAAG CTGAGGGTGGTGCGAAAAAAGGCGGAAAGAAGAAGGGTGGGGCTTTTCAGACCGTATCTGCTCTGTTCAGG GAGAATCTGGGCAAGTTGATGTCCAACCTCAGGTGCACTCATCCTCATTTTGTACGTTGTTTGATTCCAAATGAATCAAAGACTCCTG GTCTCATGCAGAACTTCCTGGTCATCCACCAGCTGAGGTGTAACGGTGTGCTGGAAGGTATCAGGATCTGCAGGAAAGGTTTCCCCAGCAGAATCCTCTACGCTGACTTCAAGCAAAG ATACAAAGTGTTGAATGCCAGTGTCATTCCTGAGGGACATTTCATTGACAACAAAAAGGCCTCAGAGAAACTCCTGGGCTCTATTGATATTGACCAAACTCAATACAAATTTGGACACACAAAG GTGTTCTTCAAAGCCGGTTTGCTTGGAACTCTTgaagagatgagagatgagaaACTTGCGATCCTGGTGACAATGACTCAAGCTGTCTGCAGAGGTTTCGTCATGAGGAGAGAGTTTGTCAAGATGATGGCGAGAAG GGAGGCTATTTATTCCATCCAGTACAACATACGCTCATTCATGAATGTCAAAACATGGCCATGGATGAAGCTGTACTTCAAGATCAAGCCTCTGCTGAAGAGTGCAGAGAGTGAGAAAGAAATGGCCGAAATGAAAGAGAACTTTGAAAAGATGAAAGAGGATCTAGCAAAGGCTCTGGCTAAGAAGAAAGAACTGGAGGAGAAAATGGTTTCTGTGCTGCAGGAGAAGAATGACTTGCTGCTACAAATTCAGTCT GAAGGTGAAACCCTCAGTGATGCAGAGGAAAGGTGTGAGGGGCTCATTAAAGCAAAGATCCAGTTTGAGGCCAAACTCAAAGAGACGTCAGAGAGactggaggatgaggaggaaatgAATGGTGAGCTGACTGCAAagaagaggaagctggaggacgAGTGCTCTGAGTTGAAGAGAGACATTGATGACTTGGAGCTCACCCTGGCCAAAGTAGAAAAGGAGAAACATTCCACTGAGAACAAG GTTAAAAACCTGGTTGAGGAAATGACGTCTCAAGATGAGACCATTGCAAAGTTGAGCAAAGAGAAGAAAGCCCTCCAAGAGGCCCATCAGCAGACCCTCGATGACCTGCAGGCCGAGGAAGACAAAGTCAACAGTCTGACGAAGGCCAAAACCAAGCTGGAGCAGCAAGTGGACGAT CTTGAAGGTTCTCTGGAGCAAGAAAAGAAACTGCGTATGGATCTCGAGCGATCAAAGAGGAAGCTTGAAGGAGATCTTAAACTGGCCCAGGAGTCCATAATGGATCTAGAGAATGACAAGCAGCAGTCTGacgagaaaataaagaa GAAGGACTTTGAGATGAGCCAGATCCTAGGGAAGATTGAGGATGAGCAGACTCTTGGAATCCAGCTACAGAAAAAGATAAAGGAACTGCAG GCTCGTattgaggagctggaggaggagattgAGGCTGAGCGGTCTGCTCGGGCCAAGGTGGAGAAGCAGAGGTCTGATCTTTCCAGGGAGCTTGAGGAGATCAGCGAGCGGCTGGAAGAAGCTGGTGGAGCAACGTCTGTTCAGATCGAGATGAACAAGAAGCGTGAGGCCGAGTTTCAGAAGCTGCGTCGTGATCTGGAAGAGTCCACGCTGCAGCACGAGGCCACCGCTGCAGCTCTCCGCAAGAAGCAGGCTGACAGTGTGGCAGAGCTGGGAGAGCAGATCGATAACCTCCAGAGAGTCAAGCAGAAgctggagaaagagaaaagtgaATACAAGATGGAGGTGGATGACCTCAGCAGCAATATGGAGTCTATTGCCAAGGCAAAG GGAAACCTTGAAAAAATGTGCAGGACATTAGAAGATCAGCTGAGTGAGCTCAAATCCAAGAATGATGAAAATGTTCGTCATCTGAACGACCTGAGTGCACAGAAAGCAAGACTTCAAACCGAAAATG GTGAATGTAGCcgtcagctggaggagaaagaATCTCTTGTTTCTCAGCTGACGAGAGCCAAGCAGGCTTACACTCAGCAGATTGAGGAGCTGAAGAGGCACGTAGAGGAGGAAGTTAAG ACCAAGAACGCCCTGGCTCACGCTGTCCAGTCAGCTCGACATGACTGCGACCTGCTCAGGGAGCAGtacgaggaggagcaggaggccaaATCTGAGCTGCAGCGGGCAATGTCAAAGGCCAACAGCGAGGTGGCTCAGTGGAGAGCCAAATACGAGACCGATGCCATTCAGCGCactgaggagctggaggaggctaA GAAAAAGCTCGCCCAGCGTCTTCAGGATGCAGAAGAATCCATTGAGGCTGTGAATGCAAAATGTGCCTCTCTGGAAAAGACAAAACAGAGACTGCAGGGCGAAGTGGAAGACATGATGATTGACGTGGAGAGAGCTAATGCTCTGGCTGCTAACCTCGACAAGAAGCAAAGGAACTTTGACAAG GTTCTTGCAGAGTGGAAGCAGAAGTATGAGGAAAGCCAAGCAGAACTTGAAGGAGCTTTAAAAGAATCTCGTTCTCTCAGCACTGAGATGTTCAAGCTGAAAAACTCATATGAAGAAGCTTTGGACCACCTGGAGACCttgaagagagagaacaagaaccTGCAAC AGGAGATCTCCGATCTAACTGAGCAAATTGGTGAGAGTGGAAAAACCATTCATGAACTGGAGAAAGGGAAAAAGATTGTAGAGACAGAGAAGTACGAACTCCAGACATCACTTGAAGAAGCAGAG GCTACCCTGGAGCATGAGGAATCCAAGATTCTCCGCATTCAGCTGGAACTCATCCAAGTCAAGAGTGAAATTGACAGAAAACTTGCAGAGAAAGACGAGGAGATCGACCAGATCAAGAGGAACAGCCAGAGAGTGATGGACTCCATGCAGAGCACTTTGGATGCTGAGATCAGGAGCAGGAATGATGCCCTGAGAatcaagaagaagatggagggagaccTCAACGAGATGGAGGTTCAGCTGAGCCACGCCAACCGCCAGGCAGCTGAAGGCCAGAAACAGCTGAGAAACGTACAGGGACAGTTAAAG gaTGCGATACTGCACCTTGATGACGCCGTAAGAGGCCAGGAAGACATGAGGGAGCAGGTCACCATGGTGGAGCGCAGGAACGTCCTGATGCTGGCTGAGATCGAGGAGCTGAGAGCTGCACTGGAGCAGACGGACAGAAGCCGCAAAGTGGCTGAACAGGAGCTGGTTGATGCCAGCGAGCGTGTGGGACTGCTGCACTCTCAG AATACCAGCCTCATCAACACCAAGAAGAAGTTGGAGACTGACCTCATCCAGATCCAGGGTGAAGTGGAGGATTCGGTCCAGGAGGCAAGAAATGCTGAAGAGAAGGCCAAGAAAGCCATCACTGAT GCTGCCATGATGGCAGAAGAGCTGAAGAAGGAGCAGGACACCAGCTCTCATctggagaggatgaagaagaacctGGAGGTGACAGTGAAAGACCTGCAGCACCGTCTGGATGAAGCTGAAAATCTGGCCATGAAGGGCGGCAAGAAGCAGCTCCAGAAACTAGAAGCTAGG GTTCGGGAATTGGAGGGTGAAGTTAATGCTGAGCAGAGGCGGGGTGCTGATGCTATAAAGGGAGTGCGAAAATATGAGAGAAAAGTAAAGGAGCTTACCTATCAG TTtgaagaggacaagaagaatGTTGTCAGACTTCAGGATCTGGTGGACAAGCTGCAGCTCAAAGTGAAATCCTACAAGAGGCAGTCGGAGGAGGCT GAGGAGCAGGCCAACACTCACCTGTCCAAGTACAGGAAGGTGCAGCATGAGATGGACGAAGCTGAGGAGAGAGCGGACATCGCTGAGTGTCAGGTCAACAAGCTGAGAGCAAAGAGTCGGGAAATTGGCAag GCCAGGGATGAAGAGTGA